The DNA segment CGCCAAGGCGCACAATTTCTCGATTCGTTCACAATTGAATTCATCACGCTTGGACATGGTGACATCCCCTGGGTATCAACCCGTGGTCCGGTTCATGCAGCCGTGGGCCTGCAGGAAGGAACGCAACTTTTTGAGACCCCGGTAGTAGTGGTTCCGTATGTTGGACAAGGGCTCCTCCATTTGGACGGCAATCTCCTTCAGGAGCAACCCCTGAAAATAGGCCATGTCCAATGTCCGGCGTTCCCTTTCCGTCAACGTCTGCAATCCCTTCTCGATCATCTGACCCCAATCCTGATAGGTGAGGCCGTTCCGCCCCTTCATGGAGTGGGCGAATTCATGGCTTTCCAGGTCCGTTTCTTCCGACTGGTCATAGAAGTTCCGCAAGGCCAGGTACTTTTGCCTGTTGAGACTCCTGTGATAGGCATACTGAAGAATCCAGGTCTTGGCGCTCCCCTTGTCGGGATTGAAGACTTCAATCCGCCGGTAAATCTCAATGAATACCTCCTGCATGAGATCTTCCGCTTCGCCCCGATCACGAAGAATCTTCAGAGCCACGCTGAAGACCAGGCGGTAGTAGCGGTCAAACAGAAAGCCCAGAGCTTCCTGACGACCCCGCTTGAGCTCTTCCATCAACTCTTCGTCGGTCCTGGTATGGAGCTGTTTGTCTGTCAACATGAACCCGTAACCTGGACCGGACCGGCAACGGCCGGGGCACAACAGCAGAAGAAACCAACCCTTTAAAGTATGCCGCCTGTGCTGAAGGTTTGTATCAACCGGCGGGGCTCAACATTGGTCCGCTCTCCGCGGAACCCGCCGCGGTCCAGATATTTTATTGTCACTCGGAACGTACTGGAAGAGCAACCACTTCAGCGGTACCGAAGCGGTCCCACCGGGAAGGGCCCGTCGGATTCGATCCCGTCACTACCGCAACCGCCCGGGTCGTGCTGAGGTGGGCCTTGGCGGCTGCCTGTATGTCTTCCGGGGTCAATCTGCGGACATGGTCTCGGAACCGGTGCAAGAAATCCTTGGAAAGAGAAAAGAGCTCCATCTGCGTCAACCCGTCGGCAACGGCGTCCGGGGATCGCATCTTCTCCACATGACTGGCGATGAGTTGGGTCTTTGCCGACTCCAGCTCGGTCTCCGAGACCGGAGTTTGCTTGAGGCTCTCGACAGCCTCCAGGATGGCCGTCAGCGCACCCGGGGCAGCCTGTGTGGGAACCTTGGCCAATACCTGCAACATACCTCCGATCCGGAAAAACCAAATCCGACTGTCGAGAAATCGATAGTTGATCCGGTGAGTCAGAAACACGCGGCTGAGGCGAGAACCGGTACTCAGTCCTCCCAAAAGCAAATTCAGAACCTCGAGGCTGTAAAAGTCGCTGCTCGATCGGCGTGGAGTCCTGTGACCGAAGACGATTCCCGCTTCCGAGCCGAACTCTTCTTCGCCAATAAGCTGGATGGACAGGCGATCCAACCGCGGAAATTCGGGATACCCCGGTTCCTGAGGGACTCCCTTGGTCCAGGGTCCCAGCTTTTCCCGGGCTGCATCCAGCAGTTCCCTGCCGGGAATGGCGCCGACCACAATCAGGGAGGCATCGTTTGGAATGTAGTGGCGACGCCGGAAGTCGTCCAGATGACCGTATTGGACGGCCTCCGCGCCCTTCCCCGTTCCGGAACCGGCCCCATAGGGATGATCCCCGAAGATCGCTCGTCTGAAACGACCGTGGGCCAAACCATCCGGACTCGTTCCGGGAGGATCATCCTTCACCGGCGCGGTGGCCGGCGCCACCTTGTCCTCGAACGGTGGCGGAGCCAGGGCGGCTCCAAGCAGGTCCAGGAAGGTGCGCAAGCGGCGGGGAGGCATGCCGAACCGGAGGATGGTGGCATCGGGCTGGACGTCCACCTGCAGCTCAATGCCCAGCACCTCCAGCTCTTTGGTGTCATCGGGAGTTTGGACCAGCAGCCGGCGGGCCGACAGACGTGCCAGTCCGGGCCGATGGACCGGATCAAGGGTCGATCCCGACCTGATCAGAAGATTGACAACCAACCGGTCACCGCCCTGGCGATGCAGGAGCACGATGCGCAAGCCGTTGAGCAGTTGGAAGCGCTGAACGGTGGGCTGGCCTCCGGCGTCTCGCTCCCTCTCCTCCCCGAAACCGGATTCCGGCAGGGCGCCAGGGAGCATACCGCCTACCACGGCCGCCCCCAGCCAGACAACCCTGCTGGCAGCCGCAAGCCCCCTGCGACCGACACCGCTCCGCGGGGTAATCAGCCTCCGGGACAACCCGCCGAAGTAACCTTGCAACGCCTGACCTCCTGAAATGCCGCACCCTGGCCCGGAGACTACCGCCGGGCCGATTGGAGGAGCCGTGGCCCTGTTCGAGCCCCCCCTCGAACCCCGGGTCAACCTGCTTGTTCCCAGTGTATCAGACGGACTGCCTGGCTGGAACAACCGGGGGGAATCCACCGAGGGTGGCAACGGACAAAGAGTTATCCACGAATGGACACGAATGAACACCAATAATTGAATCGATGCGTTGAGCTTTTTGCAAAATTCTCACCGAGGCAGGCCATCTTGCCGGCAAACCTGAGGTTCTGCCTTTTTCAACATCCGGTGCGGCCCGTTGAAGAATGCTGTCTGACCACAAAAAGCATAGAAGTCACAAATGGTTTTTTGTGCCTTTTGTGGCCAGTCCGGGCAAACTTCCCGCTGCCGAATCTTGCAAATGGCTCGAGTTGTCAATTGGGTGTGTGTGATTACAGATTTCGAGAGGGAATGCTACCAAGGACACGAAGTTATACCAATCTATCAAGTTTGCGGATGCATATTGGCGCTGCTTGTCGTTGAAGAGAGTCCATCAGTATTCGTGTTCATTCGTGGTTCATCTTTATTTGAGAGCTCGGCAGGTTTTTCTTCGAATGATCCGCACCGCAAGGCAGAGCCGGCGATGCCTCGCGGCGTCGCCCGGAGGCCCGGTTGACGGGCCGCGACGCTTTCTGATATGAGTATTGACCGCTTCAAGCTTATGTCAGCCCACCCTCATTGCTGCTTGCCTGGTGTCGTTCATCCTGCCGCACGTGCCGAATCCAAAAACGTGGGCGCCCGGCCGGGCTGGCGAAACCCCTGCGCGCGGACATCTTGCAAGGAGAGATGAGGGCGCCGGCTGTAAGGAATAACTTCCGGGGAAGCGGTTTTTCAGTTGCGACCGGCCGCCGCTGACCTGTCAATCAAGGGAGACATGCCCAGAACTCAGCCGAAAGCCAAGGCGAGAACTTCGTCGAAAACTCCGTCGCCCGAACTCGACTCGATCCCTGGTTCGAAGGCCGCCGGGTCCACCGAGGGCGCGACCGCCAAGCAGACCCTTTCCGCCAAAGCCGGCAGTACCCGGTCCTCACGGCGTTCCAGGCCCAAGACAGCCAAGCCGCGAGCCGGTTCGGCCAACCCGGGCCGAAGCAGCCTGATCAAGGGGTACGAGACGGCGGTTCGTCTGCTCTATCGTCAACAATTCGAGCAGGCGAGAGAAGCATTCGAGAAAGTGATCTCCGCGGACGGCCAGGACAAGGAGATATACGAGCGGGCTCTGACTCACATCAAGCTGTGCCAAAACAGGATGGCTCGCCGCCAACCCGTCCCCAAGACCACCGAAGAGTTTTACAATGTCGCCATCACCCTGATAAACGACGGCCGGTTCCAGGAGTCGATGAAGCACCTCAACCGGGCGCTGAAGCGGAGCCCCAAGTGTGACTACGTGATCTACGCCCTCGCGGTCTGCCACTGTCGACTGGGGAACAGGGACCGTGCCCTGAAACACCTCAAGCTTGCTATCGACCTGAAGGTGGAGAACCGCTTCCTGGCCCAACGAGATTCCGACTTCGATCCGCTCATGAGAGACTCCCGGTTCACCTCGCTGGTCTTTCCGGAGGAATCCCCCGAAGCAACACCGTAGGCGGTTCGCACTCAGTGCTTTCCAAGATCAGCCCAATCTCCCCAGCCATCAGAATCGTCTCTATTGGAGAAGGAACGGGGGTCCCCCGCCTCCACTCGAGGCTCAAGCTTTTTGTTCGGAGCATCGATTCGAGACCTGCTCTGGCGATTTCCGATGCCAGTAGGGGCCTCGATCGCCTGCAGCCGCCACTGTCGGCTTCGGCCTCCGCTCAAACATGAATCACCTCCACGTCCTGATCATGGCGGCCGGAAAGGGCACGCGCCTCAAGTCATCCCTGCCGAAAGTACTGCACCCCTTGGCGGGACGGCCGCTGATGGAACACCTTCTACCGACCGTCGAGGCCTTGAACCCTCAACACACTCTGGTGGTCGTAGGGCATCAGGCCTCCCTGGTGAAGTCGAGGCTGAGGCACCGAGCCGTCGAGTTTGCCGAACAGGTTCCGCAACTGGGAACCGGACACGCCGTTCAGGTTGCCAGGGACTGGTGGTCCGGCAAGCCCGGCAACCTTCTGATTTTATCGGGCGATGTGCCATTGATTTCCGCCCGCACCCTTCGGAAAATGATACAGGTGCATGATCGAACCAGAGCCAGCCTCACGCTGCTTTCAACCCGGCTGTCCGATCCCACCGGCTATGGCCGGATAATCCGGGCGGAGGACGGGAGGGTTCGGGGCATCGTCGAACAGAAGGAGGCCGGCCCCGCCGAGCTCCAGGTCAAGGAGGTCAACACCGGGCTCTACTGCTTTCGAATCCCGGAGTTGTCCGAAGTCATCGACCAAGTGACCGCCGACAACCGGCAGAAGGAGTACTACCTTACCGATTGCGTGGGCCTTTTAAGCCGCCAGGGGAAAGCGGTGGAGGCCGTGGTCTGCGACGATTGTCTGGAAGTCATGGGAGTCAACAGCCCGATCGATCTGTCTCGCATGGAGAGAGTCCTGCGGGAACACCGTTCGGAAAGTCGGGAGACCCTTGGACCCGCTGTCACCGATCCTGAGTCGGTTTAAGGCAACACTGCCATGTGCGGAATCATTGGATACGCAGGAACCGAGCCGGCTGCCCCCGTGCTGTTGGATGGGCTGAAGCGCCTGGAGTATCGAGGGTACGATTCAGCGGGAATCGCGGTCATCGGGGGCCGTCGTCTGCACATCCGCAGGGCTTCGGGCAAGGTCGGAAACCTTGAAGAGGCCGTCAGGGACAACCCCTGTGAGGGTACCGTCGGCATAGGCCACACCCGCTGGGCAACCCACGGCAGACCAACTGAAGAGAACGCTCACCCCCATCGCGACTGCCGGCGGGAATTCGTGGTGGTCCACAACGGGATCATCGAAAACTACCTGCCCCTCAAGAAAGCCCTGACCGCGGAGGGACATCGATTCGTCACCGAGACCGACACCGAGGTCATCGCCCACCTGGTCGAAAAACACTACAAGGGCTGCCTGGAGGATGCGGTCCGCAAGACCGTCAGCGAAATGACCGGCCTCTACGCTCTGGTAGTGCTGTCCCTGCACGATCCCGGAACACTGGTCGCGGTCCGCCAGGGCCCTCCGATCGTCATCGGCATCGGCGATGGGGAATCCTTTGTAGCCTCGGACATCCCGGCGATCCTGAAACATACGCGGGACATCGTTTTTCTGGGCGACGGCGACCTGGCCGCCATCCGCCCGACTGCGCTCAAGGTTACCAGTTCTCAGGGCCGCTCGGTGACACCCAGGGCGCAACGCATCACCTGGGACCCCGTCATGACCGAGAAAGGTGGATTCAAGCACTTCATGCTGAAGGAAATTCACGAGCAGCCCCGGGCCATTCGAGACACCACCCTCGGCCGTATCTCTCGAGACACCGGGAAAATCATTCTCGACGAAATGAAAATGACGGCGGCGGATTTTCGACAGGTGGAACGGATTCGCCTGATTGGTTGCGGAACCAGTTGGCACGCCGCCCTGGCCGGCAAGTTCATGATCGAGCGCCTGGCCCGACTGCCGGTCGAGGTGGAGTACGCCTCCGAGTACCGCTACCGGGAACCCATCGTCCCACCCCACACCCTGGGTATCCTGATCACTCAGTCGGGAGAAACCGCGGACACCCTGGCGGCCCAACGGGAAATCCGGAGGCTGGGAGCCGCAAACCTCGCCATCTGCAACGGCGTGGGAAGCATGATTACCCGGGAGGCTGACGGCGTCCTCTACACTCACGCCGGCCCGGAAATCGGCGTGGCCGCGACCAAGACCTTCACCACCCAGCTTTGCTCCCTCTTCCTCTTCGCGCTGTTTCTGGCCGGCGTGAGGAAAACCGTCAGTCCGGAGCAGGCGCAGGCCCTGATCGAAGAACTGGCCAGGGTGCCGCAAAAAATGGAGTCCTGCATCGGACAAGCAGCCCACCTGGATGAGCTCGCCAGGCACCTGTTTCGAAGCGTGCACGTCCTGTTCCTGGGACGCGGCATCCACTTTCCCATCGCCCTGGAAGGGGCGCTCAAGTTGAAAGAAGTCTCCTACATTCATGCCTCGGGCTACCCGGCAGGAGAAATGAAACACGGCCCCAACGCCCTGATCGACGAAGACCTCCCGGTGTTGGTGATCGCAACCAGCGAAACCGGCAATCCTCAGTCCACCTTGCTCTACGAAAAGACCCTCAGCAACATCAAGGAAGTCAAGGCCAGAGACGGACAGGTCATCTCGCTGGTGACTCCTTCCAACAACGAGGCCAAGGATGCCTCCGACTTTCATATTGAAGTCCCCTCCACCAAGGACCTCTTGCTTCCCATCCTGGAGGCCGTTCCACTCCAGCTACTGGCCTATTTCATCGCGGTCCGCCGCGGCTGCGACGTGGATCAACCGAGAAACCTGGCCAAGAGCGTTACCGTGGAATAGGCCATCGGTCGGCTAAACCCGCATTTCTCACCCCCGACAATGCAGTTGTCACCCCCCGGGATGGCGCTATAATCAATATCATCGAACACATTATCCACTCCCCGGATGGCACGAACGAAGCCTTCCCGGCCGGGCACTGCCATGAATCGACCCAAGACGCTAGGTGAGTTGAGGAAAACCGGATGGGCAGCGCCCGGGATGCGGAAGCGCACGGTCAAGGAGGAGATGCGGGCCAATGTCATTCGCCAACTGGAAGCCGGAACCCGGCTGTTTCCGGGAATCTTGGGGTATGACGATTCGGTGGTTCCCCAGGTGGTCAACGCCATTCTGTCCCGTCACAACCTGATCCTTCTGGGGCTGCGCGGTCAGGCCAAGTCCAGGATTCTGCGGGGGCTCACCCAATTCCTGGACGAGGAAATCCCGGTCATGGCCGGCTGCGAGATCAACGACAGTCCCTTCAGACCCCACTGCCGGGCCTGCCTCGACATGGTGGAAGAGATGGGAAACGAGGCGCCCGTTTCCTTTTTGCCCAGGGAAGCCCGTTACGTGGAGAAGCTGGCCACGCCCGACGTGACCATCGCCGATATGATCGGGGATGTCGACCCCATCCGCGCCGCTCGCAGCGGACTCAACCTCGCCGACGAGTTGACCATCCACTACGGACTGCTTCCGCGAGCCAACCGGGGCCTGTTTGCCATCAACGAGCTCCCCGACCTGGCCGGGAAGATTCAGGTGGGTCTCTTCAACATTCTGCAAGAAGGGGATGTCCAGATCAAAGGCTACCCCGTGCGCTTCGAGCTGGACGTGGTAATGGCTTTTACGGCCAACCCCGAGGACTACACCGCCCGCGGAAAAATCATTACCCCCTTGAAGGACCGCATCGGAGCTGAAGTGAGAACACACTATCCGGTCGCCCTCAAGGAGGGCATCCGGATCACCGAGCAGGAAGCCTGGCTGAACCGGCCGGGGAGTGCAAACCGACTGCGGATTCCCCGTTTTATCCAGGAGGTGGTCGAGACCATCGCTTTCATGGCTCGCCGGGACAAGAAGGTGGACAAGCGCTCCGGAGTGAGCCAGCGGCTACCCATCACCGTCCTGGAGAACGTGGTCTCCAATGCCGAACGCCGGTGCATCGCCAGCGGAGAGAAGAAGGTGGTGCCTCGCATCAGCGACGTCTACGCCGCCCTGCCCTCCATGACCGGCAAGCTGGAACTGGAATACGAGGGAGAGTTACAGGGGGCCGAGAAGGTCGCCCAGATCCTGATTCGCGGCGCCGTGGGAAAGGTTTTTTCCCGCTACTACGACCCGGCGAACCTCAAGCACATCGTGGACTGGTTCGATCTGGGAGGAGCCCTGAAACTTTCCGACAGCGCCTCGACGAGCGAAGCCTTTGAGCAATTGAACCAG comes from the Acidobacteriota bacterium genome and includes:
- a CDS encoding sigma-70 family RNA polymerase sigma factor — translated: MLTDKQLHTRTDEELMEELKRGRQEALGFLFDRYYRLVFSVALKILRDRGEAEDLMQEVFIEIYRRIEVFNPDKGSAKTWILQYAYHRSLNRQKYLALRNFYDQSEETDLESHEFAHSMKGRNGLTYQDWGQMIEKGLQTLTERERRTLDMAYFQGLLLKEIAVQMEEPLSNIRNHYYRGLKKLRSFLQAHGCMNRTTG
- a CDS encoding pitrilysin family protein, translating into MQGYFGGLSRRLITPRSGVGRRGLAAASRVVWLGAAVVGGMLPGALPESGFGEERERDAGGQPTVQRFQLLNGLRIVLLHRQGGDRLVVNLLIRSGSTLDPVHRPGLARLSARRLLVQTPDDTKELEVLGIELQVDVQPDATILRFGMPPRRLRTFLDLLGAALAPPPFEDKVAPATAPVKDDPPGTSPDGLAHGRFRRAIFGDHPYGAGSGTGKGAEAVQYGHLDDFRRRHYIPNDASLIVVGAIPGRELLDAAREKLGPWTKGVPQEPGYPEFPRLDRLSIQLIGEEEFGSEAGIVFGHRTPRRSSSDFYSLEVLNLLLGGLSTGSRLSRVFLTHRINYRFLDSRIWFFRIGGMLQVLAKVPTQAAPGALTAILEAVESLKQTPVSETELESAKTQLIASHVEKMRSPDAVADGLTQMELFSLSKDFLHRFRDHVRRLTPEDIQAAAKAHLSTTRAVAVVTGSNPTGPSRWDRFGTAEVVALPVRSE
- a CDS encoding tetratricopeptide repeat protein, producing the protein MPRTQPKAKARTSSKTPSPELDSIPGSKAAGSTEGATAKQTLSAKAGSTRSSRRSRPKTAKPRAGSANPGRSSLIKGYETAVRLLYRQQFEQAREAFEKVISADGQDKEIYERALTHIKLCQNRMARRQPVPKTTEEFYNVAITLINDGRFQESMKHLNRALKRSPKCDYVIYALAVCHCRLGNRDRALKHLKLAIDLKVENRFLAQRDSDFDPLMRDSRFTSLVFPEESPEATP
- a CDS encoding NTP transferase domain-containing protein, which encodes MNHLHVLIMAAGKGTRLKSSLPKVLHPLAGRPLMEHLLPTVEALNPQHTLVVVGHQASLVKSRLRHRAVEFAEQVPQLGTGHAVQVARDWWSGKPGNLLILSGDVPLISARTLRKMIQVHDRTRASLTLLSTRLSDPTGYGRIIRAEDGRVRGIVEQKEAGPAELQVKEVNTGLYCFRIPELSEVIDQVTADNRQKEYYLTDCVGLLSRQGKAVEAVVCDDCLEVMGVNSPIDLSRMERVLREHRSESRETLGPAVTDPESV
- the glmS gene encoding glutamine--fructose-6-phosphate transaminase (isomerizing); translated protein: MCGIIGYAGTEPAAPVLLDGLKRLEYRGYDSAGIAVIGGRRLHIRRASGKVGNLEEAVRDNPCEGTVGIGHTRWATHGRPTEENAHPHRDCRREFVVVHNGIIENYLPLKKALTAEGHRFVTETDTEVIAHLVEKHYKGCLEDAVRKTVSEMTGLYALVVLSLHDPGTLVAVRQGPPIVIGIGDGESFVASDIPAILKHTRDIVFLGDGDLAAIRPTALKVTSSQGRSVTPRAQRITWDPVMTEKGGFKHFMLKEIHEQPRAIRDTTLGRISRDTGKIILDEMKMTAADFRQVERIRLIGCGTSWHAALAGKFMIERLARLPVEVEYASEYRYREPIVPPHTLGILITQSGETADTLAAQREIRRLGAANLAICNGVGSMITREADGVLYTHAGPEIGVAATKTFTTQLCSLFLFALFLAGVRKTVSPEQAQALIEELARVPQKMESCIGQAAHLDELARHLFRSVHVLFLGRGIHFPIALEGALKLKEVSYIHASGYPAGEMKHGPNALIDEDLPVLVIATSETGNPQSTLLYEKTLSNIKEVKARDGQVISLVTPSNNEAKDASDFHIEVPSTKDLLLPILEAVPLQLLAYFIAVRRGCDVDQPRNLAKSVTVE
- a CDS encoding magnesium chelatase, producing MNRPKTLGELRKTGWAAPGMRKRTVKEEMRANVIRQLEAGTRLFPGILGYDDSVVPQVVNAILSRHNLILLGLRGQAKSRILRGLTQFLDEEIPVMAGCEINDSPFRPHCRACLDMVEEMGNEAPVSFLPREARYVEKLATPDVTIADMIGDVDPIRAARSGLNLADELTIHYGLLPRANRGLFAINELPDLAGKIQVGLFNILQEGDVQIKGYPVRFELDVVMAFTANPEDYTARGKIITPLKDRIGAEVRTHYPVALKEGIRITEQEAWLNRPGSANRLRIPRFIQEVVETIAFMARRDKKVDKRSGVSQRLPITVLENVVSNAERRCIASGEKKVVPRISDVYAALPSMTGKLELEYEGELQGAEKVAQILIRGAVGKVFSRYYDPANLKHIVDWFDLGGALKLSDSASTSEAFEQLNQIQGLVEKTASLEPRRRGRKDPAFLVSGCEFILDGLHALRKIDRNEDKGYFASEKKRPQTFIDDQPARRRRSFN